The following proteins come from a genomic window of Bacillota bacterium:
- a CDS encoding SEC-C domain-containing protein: MATGPIKVEKTGRNDPCPCGSGKKYKKCCGKS; the protein is encoded by the coding sequence ATGGCTACCGGCCCGATAAAGGTAGAGAAGACGGGAAGGAATGATCCTTGCCCTTGCGGCAGCGGAAAGAAGTACAAGAAATGCTGCGGGAAGTCGTGA
- a CDS encoding helix-turn-helix transcriptional regulator → MRKAGVKFSEVKELLMKDEEFKTEYEKLKPRYDVISQIIEARTSQNITQEELALRVGTQKSNISRLESGTYNPSLDFLAKVARCLGKEVQVILK, encoded by the coding sequence ATGCGTAAAGCAGGAGTAAAATTTTCCGAAGTGAAAGAGCTTTTAATGAAGGATGAAGAATTCAAAACAGAGTACGAAAAGCTGAAACCGCGTTATGATGTGATTTCCCAAATCATTGAAGCAAGAACCAGCCAAAACATTACCCAGGAAGAATTGGCACTCCGGGTTGGAACTCAAAAATCCAATATCAGCCGCCTGGAAAGCGGAACGTACAATCCATCCCTTGACTTTCTGGCTAAAGTTGCCCGCTGTCTTGGGAAAGAGGTACAGGTTATATTAAAATAG
- a CDS encoding type II toxin-antitoxin system RelE/ParE family toxin, giving the protein MEWQVEYYKKENGSIPVLDYLLTLDAKMRAKAFSEIELLEKHGSQLREPYVKPMKGTRYKGIFELRVKFASDISRIFYFTYHENTFVLLHGFTKKTEKTPQRELERALRYKEDYERRCKDA; this is encoded by the coding sequence ATGGAGTGGCAAGTGGAATACTATAAAAAGGAAAATGGCAGCATTCCCGTCCTTGATTATTTGCTTACCTTAGATGCAAAAATGCGGGCAAAAGCCTTTAGTGAAATTGAGCTTCTTGAAAAGCATGGTTCCCAATTAAGGGAACCCTATGTAAAGCCGATGAAGGGTACACGATATAAGGGAATTTTTGAACTTCGCGTTAAATTTGCGTCGGACATCAGCAGAATATTTTACTTCACCTACCACGAAAATACCTTTGTGCTGCTTCATGGTTTTACCAAAAAAACTGAAAAAACGCCGCAAAGAGAGCTTGAACGGGCATTACGTTATAAAGAAGATTATGAAAGAAGGTGTAAGGATGCGTAA
- a CDS encoding replication-relaxation family protein, translating into MQITERDIEILRWINRMRFATAKQVGTRFGIGIWYTYKRLRKLDVEGYLIHVRPLRDAPGVWLCTEAGARVSGTGLWAPPRKINIATFRHDLGVVDLSIELEKRGVWLSERELRRGGDYRKKVPDGVLLVEGKKIACELELTRKSVRSMDRNLAIYKRNIEYDEVWYFVDGAAVGNAVRKATQGIDFVRVIKLEEVLKDA; encoded by the coding sequence ATGCAGATCACCGAGAGGGATATTGAAATTCTAAGATGGATAAACAGGATGAGGTTTGCAACTGCAAAACAGGTGGGCACGAGGTTTGGAATAGGCATTTGGTATACGTATAAGAGGCTCAGGAAGTTGGATGTGGAGGGGTATCTAATCCACGTAAGGCCGCTCAGGGATGCTCCCGGAGTGTGGCTGTGCACTGAGGCCGGGGCCAGGGTGTCGGGTACCGGGTTGTGGGCTCCGCCGAGGAAGATCAATATTGCTACGTTCAGGCATGACCTTGGGGTTGTCGACCTGAGCATTGAGCTTGAAAAAAGGGGCGTGTGGTTATCGGAAAGGGAGTTGAGACGGGGAGGGGATTACAGGAAAAAGGTGCCGGACGGTGTTCTGCTTGTGGAGGGGAAAAAGATAGCATGCGAGCTTGAACTGACCCGGAAGTCGGTAAGGTCCATGGACAGGAATTTGGCGATATACAAGCGGAATATAGAGTACGACGAAGTCTGGTATTTTGTTGACGGTGCAGCGGTAGGGAATGCCGTACGCAAGGCAACGCAAGGTATTGATTTTGTCAGGGTGATAAAGCTGGAGGAGGTGTTGAAGGATGCATAA
- a CDS encoding DUF853 family protein: MHNRLCDADRIMLAALGIGAFLIFWPALPVAALMYALAESFKDKKRMVYGISAVIGMAFAVFLAFGFKEFAFEYYSQQVLLFERLAGHRSGGTVNWAVFVKAGVPIGVVTSLIIEMIKASRPEWMKDRHDKPGKTISVKKAAEMMEKLVHPQDGTALGISTDGKPVSVSDGELNGHCLVLGATGAGKTTTLMNFVESAALRGIPLIVVDGKGEMEFMERVRNIAKRCGRRFYGFSMAADCDSLHYNPLKRGNFSELKDKLISITEWTEPHYKLMAERYLQSSIRMLQMSGVRIDLSNIADMLDPGDIVLTARKLAREGMIDEYELKRFAGMVEESKRDISGLVNRLAVFAESEIGYLLKDTDEDEDITIDLVSAIDNDGVVFFSLDSLRFPEYSRLLGRLIVIDLKTTAARMFGRGKKVFSIFDEFGVFAGSQVTDYINKSRGAGFHVILSTQELADLRTGGEEELMEQVLGNTNIKIIHRQDVPASAELLSSLIGTREDMSITRQIDQAGMTGMGTISEQRSFIVHPDEIKRLGVGEVFMLKKFPEFEIRKVIVKII, encoded by the coding sequence ATGCATAACCGATTGTGCGATGCCGACAGGATCATGCTTGCCGCTCTTGGGATAGGGGCTTTTTTAATTTTCTGGCCGGCGCTGCCGGTTGCGGCGCTTATGTATGCGCTTGCGGAAAGCTTTAAGGATAAAAAACGAATGGTGTATGGTATAAGCGCCGTCATAGGAATGGCCTTTGCGGTATTCCTAGCCTTTGGGTTCAAGGAATTTGCATTCGAGTACTACTCTCAGCAGGTACTGCTTTTTGAACGTCTGGCAGGGCATCGGAGCGGCGGGACTGTAAACTGGGCTGTGTTCGTTAAGGCAGGGGTACCCATAGGGGTTGTAACGAGCCTAATAATTGAAATGATAAAGGCATCCCGGCCGGAATGGATGAAAGATAGGCACGATAAACCGGGAAAAACAATCTCCGTGAAAAAGGCCGCGGAGATGATGGAAAAGCTGGTTCACCCCCAGGACGGTACGGCGCTGGGGATAAGCACGGACGGGAAGCCGGTGAGCGTTTCGGACGGGGAACTTAACGGTCACTGCCTTGTCTTGGGGGCTACCGGAGCCGGTAAAACCACGACGCTCATGAATTTTGTGGAGAGCGCGGCGTTAAGGGGCATACCCCTTATTGTGGTGGACGGTAAGGGAGAAATGGAGTTTATGGAACGGGTAAGGAATATAGCGAAGAGGTGCGGCAGGAGGTTTTACGGGTTCTCCATGGCCGCCGATTGCGACTCTCTGCATTACAATCCGCTGAAGAGGGGGAACTTTTCGGAACTGAAAGATAAGCTTATATCAATAACCGAGTGGACCGAACCGCATTATAAGCTGATGGCGGAGAGGTACCTTCAGTCATCCATACGGATGCTTCAGATGTCCGGGGTGAGAATTGACCTGAGCAATATTGCCGATATGCTGGATCCGGGGGATATCGTACTTACAGCAAGGAAGCTGGCCAGGGAGGGGATGATTGACGAGTACGAGCTTAAACGGTTTGCGGGTATGGTGGAAGAATCGAAGAGGGATATAAGCGGGTTGGTGAACAGGCTTGCCGTGTTTGCGGAGAGTGAGATCGGGTATCTTCTAAAGGATACGGATGAGGACGAAGATATAACAATTGACCTGGTATCCGCCATAGACAACGATGGAGTTGTCTTTTTCAGTCTGGACAGTCTCAGGTTCCCGGAATACTCGCGTCTGTTGGGAAGGCTTATTGTGATAGATCTGAAGACGACGGCAGCCAGGATGTTCGGGAGGGGAAAGAAGGTATTCAGTATCTTTGATGAATTCGGGGTATTTGCCGGGTCTCAGGTAACCGATTACATAAACAAATCAAGGGGAGCAGGGTTTCATGTCATATTAAGTACTCAGGAGCTTGCAGACCTAAGAACGGGTGGAGAAGAAGAGTTGATGGAACAGGTGCTGGGGAATACAAATATCAAGATAATTCACAGGCAGGATGTGCCGGCATCGGCCGAACTGCTGTCGTCGCTGATAGGTACCAGAGAAGACATGTCGATCACCAGGCAGATTGACCAAGCGGGAATGACAGGTATGGGCACCATCAGCGAGCAGAGGAGTTTTATCGTGCACCCGGATGAGATAAAGAGGCTGGGAGTGGGAGAGGTTTTCATGCTGAAAAAGTTTCCGGAGTTTGAAATAAGGAAGGTAATAGTTAAAATAATATAG